GAATTTCTTCAATGCAGGCAGCATGTGCCAGAACGAAAGTGAACCTGACAAACCTCTGTGCGATAACAGCCCACGGCAGGGACTTTGAGCCTGCAAAAGCCGAACTGATCCGGGAGTTGAAGAACGGAAGAAATATCTTCCTGCTGCCGGAAGAGACATTCGGCTCCCACGAAGTTGCAGAAATTCTCAAAGAGCTCGGGATAGAAGCTGAGCTCTATACCTGTGAAAACCTCGGCTATCCGGAAGAAAGGATAGCAAAAGGAACTCCTGATAATCCCCCCATTGCAGAAACTATTCTCTACGGACTGCTTGTCGTGCAGAAAAAATAAAAAGAGAAAAAGAAAAAAAATTCTACAGACTTTCGGCTTATTTCAAAGTTCAAAGATTTTCAGTTTACTCTGAATGTTTGATTTATATTCGATTTAGCTCCCAAAAAAGCTAAAGACGGCATAAAAGATCAAGTCCCCGAAAATAACTGCGGTTATGAAGCCTGCTGTAATTGAGAGCATAAAAGGCAGGCCCGGAGTAACCCATACTTCTTTTTCAATTAACCCTTTTTTTAAGTATTCTTCAAGTTCGGGTTTCCGGTTTGCGTCAAAGTCAAGCCCTGTCCGTGCAAACTTCCTGATGACAACCCCGTTTTCGTCAAGCTCGAATTTTTCAAGCAGGCCCAGATGTTCCTTATTTTTCAGGGAGGAAACTTCAGTCCTGTACCCGATGAACATGTAGAAAGGCTTTTTGAGCATTTCAGGTGAGTAATGCAGAAGGTTGTAGCAGAACATCCCGAGAGGCACGAGTACAGTTACAAGGAGAGCATTTTCCAGCACCGTGAAGGTGAAGAGCCCTATCGAAGGCAGCCCTAACAGGGGATAGACCTTTCCCGAAAGCTGGAAAACCGGATAGAGAGGGAATAAAATGGAAAGCACTATCAACCCTTTTGCGTCCCCGCCCCCGAAGGCTCCAAGCTGGAAAAGGATGTAAATCGAAATAAAGACAATAACTGCCGAAATAATTAGAGATTTAAGATAAGGAATCCCCCCGGTAAAAACTTCATAGATTACAAATACAGAACCCGATGCAAGCATGTATTTCCAGACTTTGTTCGAGACTCTGCGTGCCTTCAGGTCGGTGTAGCACCCGTAGAGCAAAAACGGCATGGTGAAAAGGATTTTCAGGATTTCTATCATACAAACCAGGCAATTAAATTATTCCTATAGTTAAGAACATTATTACTTTTTTACTTTTTTACCTTATCGCCTGAGTAAAGGTTCCCGAAATAAAGCTGGAAATTTAAGTCGCTAACTGAAAAACTCCTGCTGGAAAAATACGAAATTAATCACATAACAGGTCCGGTCAAGCCCAAAATAAGGACGCAAGCGATAAGCTTATACACAAGAAGTTCTATTTTATGGTTGCTTAACCCTTTTAATTTTCAATTTCAATCCGTGGGCTCGTGGTCTAGACGGTTATGACGTCGCCTTCACACGGCGGAGGTCCTGAGTTCGAATCTCAGCGGGCCCACTTTTCTTTATCATCTTTATTTTTGGATTCTAAGAACGTATTGACCTTCTTTTCGAGTGCTTCTATTCTTGCTTCAAGGTCAGATTTTACGTCTGGTTGTATAATATTAAGTTCGCCGTTGAATTTTTCATCAAGGGAAATAACATAGACAGGCTTACCGTTATATTCAGTTTTGAATATATGTCCAGTTTCCCCAACGTGATCCAATTCAGATTGAGGTAGCCTTATTAAAATATATGATATATCTGGTTTTGCTTGCAGTTTTGTGAGCTTTGATTTCCCTAAATGCTTCATTTTTTGCCTCCACGATGTTAATAATTAGTTGTTAACCTTTATACAACTTTTTATTTTTAATAAGGAGATAGACGGATAAAAAAGGGAAATGATTTCTCTATAAAAATCTATCAATTTTTGTGAAATTCTATTTCAGGTTTCTCACAGAGGGTCTGCAAAGTTTGATAAAAGGTACTGAGCTCAAACATTTGCCCAAAAAGTAGTTTAAATGGCTATAGCAACAGGGACCCAATGCCAGAACCTTTTCAAAATAATCCTGCTTCGGTGATTGAAACTAATTGACAGTTATTTCAGACTTGTAATTTTGGTAACTGACAGCCAGAACCCCCCTCAAAATTCCACAGAACTTTTTTAAAATACCGTATCCCTCGTAATTTGAGCCAATATTTTAAGTTTCAATAGTTTCAAAAAAAATACACTGATATAAAATTCAATCGTTAAATATTACTCTAAAATTTAAATTTGTGTAATTTTATTTGCACAATAGTGATGTTATATCAATTACCTCTATCCAATTGCTCTTCAAATTGTCTTATAAATCTATCTGCATCCTTTTCTTTTAATCTCTTTCTTACAGTTTTCTCTCTATAAAAAATTACCACTTCGATAGGTAGTGCTTTATCTAGAAAATCACCTTTATTGAGTTCAGTAAATCTATCAATAGCTGTTCTTGAAAAGCCCCATGCAGCGTCTAACGATTTCGTTTCACCTGCAAGAAGATCAAATTTTGTAGTATTATGCAACACATCTCCTTTCATAGTTGGATGTAAAGCGAGTGGATCCAATTTTTTAAAAGTAACAAGACCCTCACAATTTAGAGCGTCTCGATGCCCTTTGTTGCAAACTTCTACACTTATGCTAGAGATAGTACACTTCCATTCTTCATCCAGTTCCCCTTCATCATCCAGTCCTCTTTCACCACCCAACCCTAGATTAATCGACTTAATCTTTATTATGGGTTTATTGATACCAAAAGCATATGCAACCACATTTGTTAATGCAAGAATCAATTTTTTTAAAAAAGGAGAGAAAGTTAAATCAGTCATCACTCAGCACCTAATTCAATTACGATAAATCCTAAGAGAGCGTCTTTAATCAAAATCTTGGCTCTCATCATATATGCTTCTGTAAAAGTCGTACACAGTTATGCGCATCGATAATCTTGTTCTTCACTATTTCTTATGAGCTTATCTACATCCTTTTCTTCTAATCTCTTTCTTACAGTTTTCTCCCCATAAAAAATTACTACTTCAATAGGTGGAACTTTATCCATAAAATCACACTTA
The genomic region above belongs to Methanosarcina horonobensis HB-1 = JCM 15518 and contains:
- a CDS encoding cobalt-precorrin-7 (C(5))-methyltransferase, encoding MIVVGVGVGPGMLTEEGIRAIKKASVVYGAKRAIELAQEHITCEAKTIKDYKSLHLLPADAVVLSTGDPMFSGLGKFAGEKDTVIPGISSMQAACARTKVNLTNLCAITAHGRDFEPAKAELIRELKNGRNIFLLPEETFGSHEVAEILKELGIEAELYTCENLGYPEERIAKGTPDNPPIAETILYGLLVVQKK
- a CDS encoding A24 family peptidase C-terminal domain-containing protein yields the protein MIEILKILFTMPFLLYGCYTDLKARRVSNKVWKYMLASGSVFVIYEVFTGGIPYLKSLIISAVIVFISIYILFQLGAFGGGDAKGLIVLSILFPLYPVFQLSGKVYPLLGLPSIGLFTFTVLENALLVTVLVPLGMFCYNLLHYSPEMLKKPFYMFIGYRTEVSSLKNKEHLGLLEKFELDENGVVIRKFARTGLDFDANRKPELEEYLKKGLIEKEVWVTPGLPFMLSITAGFITAVIFGDLIFYAVFSFFGS